The Mycobacteriales bacterium DNA segment GATCCTCGACCGTGGTGGGTTCGATCCAGGGTCGCGTCAGTTCGGCGAGGACCTCAGTCGGCCGCGCAGGGTCGAAGAGAGCCTGGCCGGCGGTGTACCGCACGCTGCCATCCGAGTTCCTGATCGCAGCGTTGTGAATGAGCAGGATCAGCCCGTCGTCCGTGACCAACGGCGGCGGACCGACCTCGACGAGGAAGTCGGTGAAAGTCCCCGACCGAGGTGCGATGACTGGCGGTTGATCGTCAGGGATGATCGGGGTCCAGTGCAGGAGATCGTCCGAGGTCGCCACCCAGATCGAGCCTTCGCCGAAGTACATCAAGTACTTCCCGTCGACCGGCTGCGGGAGGATGCCGCCGGCCTTGGACCAGGGCCCGGGTTGGCCGTGGCCCCGGGGTTGGAACGTGTCGAAGTCAGGGAAGATCGGGCCGTGCTTGGTCCAGGTGCGGAGGTCGGTGGAGGTGGCCAGGCAGACGAGCGCAGTCTGCCGGTCCCAGCCGGAGTAGGTGAGGTAGTAGGTGTCGCCGATCCGGGTGACGCGCGGGTCCTCGACGCCGTACCGGTCGTAGTCCTCGCTCGGCGAAAGGACCGGGTCCGGCTCACGCTTGAACGTGATCCCGTCTTCGCTCCAAGCCAGCCCGACGTGGGAAACGATGTCGTCGGCGTGGGCCCGATACAGCAGAGCCACCCGGTCGTCCATGACGACCGCTGCCGGGTTGTAGACGCTACCTGACTCCCAGCCCTGTCCTTGCGGACCGAGGATGGGGTTGCCGTCGTACGGCGTGAAGGGGCCGAGCGGGAAGTGGACTGGTCCCGTGGTCATCATGTCCTCTCTCGTGTCACGAATACTGAGCAGGCGAAGCTGGGTTGAAGATGCTCGGTCAGCCCTTGACCGCGCCGCCGACGACACTGGCGACGAGGTAGCGCTGGAGGAAGACATAGACCACCAGCAGGGGAAGAGCCACGATGATCGTCGCCGCGGACAGGAGGCTCCACTGGCTCACGTATGCGCCCTTGAAGGCGAAGAGTCCGAGCGTCACCGGTGACTTGGCCTGATCGGGGAGCAGGATCGTCGCGAGGATGATGTCGTTCCAGACCCCGATGGCCTGGAGGATGAAGACCGTCGCAAGTACAGGCTGGATGAGCGGCGGAAGAAAGCGGAAGAGGTACCGCAGGTATCCCACCCCATCGAGGACAGCCGCCTCGTCGAGCTCCTTGGGGACGGACTTGAGGTAGCCGGAGATCAGCAGCGGGCCTACTCCGACCCCCGAGACCATGATCAAGATGTAGCCCAGCCGGGTGTCGTACAGGTGCAGTCGGAGGGCGAGCTGGAAGACCGTGACCAACGTGTTCGGCAGAAACAGCATCGAGACGAACAGGATGTTCCAGAGCCGGGTGTGTTTGAGGTAGCCGCGGGCGACGGGGAAGCCGACCATCAGAGACATCACTGTGCCCAACGCCGCCGCGGCGAAGGTGTAAAGCACGCTGTTCAGCACGTAGGCCGCGAAGTTGCCCTGATGCCATGCCTTGCCGAAGTTCGACAGCAGGGGTGCCTTGGCGATGCCGGTCGGGTTGTTGAAGAACTCGCTGTTGCTCTTCAGGGCTGTGTTGACCAGGAACGCCAGCGGGAAGAGAAAGATGAGGATGACCACACCGAGCAGGATGTAGCTCACGACCTTGGCGGGCCCGGACGTGCGCGCCGCACCGACCGACTGCGACTGTGAGGTTGCCGGGGCCGTTGTGGTCCGGACGGCAGTTTGGAGTTCGCTCACAGTGCTGTCTCCTTCCGGCGGAGGTACGTAAGCGTGGCCACGGAGACGATCATGACGATGATGAACTGAACGATGGAGATCGACGCTGCGTAGCCCTGTGACTGCACCGAACCGCCCTGGCTGCCGCCGAACCCTTGAGTGAAGATGGCCAACGAGAGGACCTGGGTCGCCGGATTGGACGGGCCGGTCAAGACGTAGATCAGCTGGTAGCTCTGCAGTGACCCGATGATGCACAACAGCGTGTTCGCAGTGACCGAGGGTGCGAGCAACGGGTAGGTGACCTGACGTAGCTTCTGCCATCTCGTGGCGCCGTCGATGGAGGCCACCTCATAGAGTTCCTGAGGGATGGCCTGCAGACCGGCGAGGTAGATCACCACTGCTACGCCGATGCCCGACCAGACCTGTACGACGATCACCAGCGTCATGGCCAGGTGGGGATCACCGAAGAAGGCCGAGGACGCCCCGAGCGACTTCCAGACGCTGGCAGCCGGCCCCCCGCTCGGGTTGAAGATCAGCGAGAAGATCAGCCCGACCACCGTCACACCCAGGATCGTGGGCATGAACACGACCGCCCGCGCGAAGTTGCGCCCCCGCAGCCGCTGGTTGAGCAGGACGGCGATGAACAGCGCGAGGACGTTCTGGAACAGCGTCACCGCGATCGCGAACACGAAAGTGTTCTTCAGGGCGTGAAGGTTGTACGCGATCTGGGCCGAGGAGAAGAAGGTGCGGTAGTTCTCCAGCCCGACCCAGTGAGTGGGCAGGAAGGGCAGGGATCGGATGTCGGTGAAGGAGATCGCGAAGATCCCTATCGCGGGGATGATCGAGAAAATGACGACGAGACTGATCCCGATCGCGAAGGTCAGCTGTACTGTCCATCGACGACCGAAGATGAAGGTGTTGGACCGGTTCATCGCGTTCCTCTCCGACGGCACACGTAACCGGTAACAGGAGTCACGGGGTACGCAGGGATGGGGCCTACTTCAGACCCGCCTGCCAGTCCTTCTGCGAGGCGTTAGCGGCTCCTTGAGCATCGGAGGAACCCATCGGAGCGATGCCGGCCCAGTTGAACGGAAACTGCGCCGCCGGA contains these protein-coding regions:
- a CDS encoding carbohydrate ABC transporter permease; protein product: MSELQTAVRTTTAPATSQSQSVGAARTSGPAKVVSYILLGVVILIFLFPLAFLVNTALKSNSEFFNNPTGIAKAPLLSNFGKAWHQGNFAAYVLNSVLYTFAAAALGTVMSLMVGFPVARGYLKHTRLWNILFVSMLFLPNTLVTVFQLALRLHLYDTRLGYILIMVSGVGVGPLLISGYLKSVPKELDEAAVLDGVGYLRYLFRFLPPLIQPVLATVFILQAIGVWNDIILATILLPDQAKSPVTLGLFAFKGAYVSQWSLLSAATIIVALPLLVVYVFLQRYLVASVVGGAVKG
- a CDS encoding glycoside hydrolase family 130 protein, with amino-acid sequence MTTGPVHFPLGPFTPYDGNPILGPQGQGWESGSVYNPAAVVMDDRVALLYRAHADDIVSHVGLAWSEDGITFKREPDPVLSPSEDYDRYGVEDPRVTRIGDTYYLTYSGWDRQTALVCLATSTDLRTWTKHGPIFPDFDTFQPRGHGQPGPWSKAGGILPQPVDGKYLMYFGEGSIWVATSDDLLHWTPIIPDDQPPVIAPRSGTFTDFLVEVGPPPLVTDDGLILLIHNAAIRNSDGSVRYTAGQALFDPARPTEVLAELTRPWIEPTTVEDLHGLVSNVTFVEGLVWFQDRWLAYYGQSDSTLGVATFRPGDRYSDL
- a CDS encoding sugar ABC transporter permease — encoded protein: MNRSNTFIFGRRWTVQLTFAIGISLVVIFSIIPAIGIFAISFTDIRSLPFLPTHWVGLENYRTFFSSAQIAYNLHALKNTFVFAIAVTLFQNVLALFIAVLLNQRLRGRNFARAVVFMPTILGVTVVGLIFSLIFNPSGGPAASVWKSLGASSAFFGDPHLAMTLVIVVQVWSGIGVAVVIYLAGLQAIPQELYEVASIDGATRWQKLRQVTYPLLAPSVTANTLLCIIGSLQSYQLIYVLTGPSNPATQVLSLAIFTQGFGGSQGGSVQSQGYAASISIVQFIIVMIVSVATLTYLRRKETAL